The Candidatus Methylomirabilota bacterium DNA segment GCCCAGCAGTACAAGGTGCTCCATCAGGAGAGGCAGGCCCTCGACCTGGCCATGCTGGCGGCCGACTACGCCGGGCTGACGGCTGCGCATGGGGCGCTGGTCCAGGAGGGCGCCAGGCTCCGCCGGGAGGAAGACGAGCGGCGGGTGGCCATCGCCCAGATCGAGGCCCGCGAGGCGACGCTGCGCGCTGCGATACAGGAGAGCGAGTACCGGCTGGCGGATCTCAGGCAGTCTGCGCAGAAGTTCCAGGGCGAGGTCGAGCGCCTGCTCGAGCGGCGCGAGCAGATGGGCGCGCAGATCCGTGAGATGGGGGAGGAGGAGCTGCGGCTCGGCGAGGAGATCCGCTCTCTCGCCGAGCGCCGAGCCGAAGTCGGCCTCAAGCGCGAGGACGTGATCCGAGCCCTGGGCGAGGCGCGGCAGCGCTTCGCCGGGCTGGACCGGCAGGTCAAGGAGCTCGAAGCCGATCTGGAGATGCGGCGGGCCGAGCTTGGCAGGCGCCGGGAGGCCGTCGAGGCGCTGCGCCTCGAGCAGATCCGCGTAGCCGGGGACCGCGCCGAGCTGACGCGTTCCGCGGGCGAGCTGCGGGAGCGCGGCGCCCAGCTCGAGCGTCGGCGCGAGCGGCTTGAAGCGGAGACGACGTCGGCTCGGGGCGAGGCCGACGCGCTGGCGGCGGCGCGGCGTCACCTGGAGCGGAGCTTCGAGCAGACAGGTGTCCAGCTCTCCCTGCTGACGGGGGAGAGGGAGCAGGTCGAGCAGGAGCTCGTCCGGCAGGGAGTCATGCGCGTTCAGGCGCAGGAGTCGCTGGCGGCGCTCCGGGTGACCATCGCCGCGAAGGAGTCCGCCCGCGAGGCGCTGGGTCGGCTCGAGCGCGAGCGCGAAGGCTACGGCGCCGGGGTGCGCTCGCTGTTCTCACCGCAGGCGGCTTCGTCCGTGGCCGGCGTGGTGGGCACGGTCGCGGACCTGCTCGAGGTCCCGCCGGGTCTCGAGCCGGCGGTTGAGGCGGTGCTCGGCGACCGCCTCCAGTGGGTGATTGTCGAGCGCTTCGAGCATGCGCGGGCGGCGCTGACCTATCTCGAGCGCGAAGGCGCGGGCGCGGCGACGCTCCTCGCCCTCGAGACGCTCGCTCCCGCACGCAGCGCCGGCGAAGGGCGCAGCGACGACAAGGACGTCACCTGGGCGGATCGCCTGGTCGGCGGGCCGCGGCCCGAGCTGGTCCGACACCTGCTTGGGGGCGTCGGAGTCGTCGGGCACCTCGACCTGGCCGAGGCCCTGTGGCGGCGCGACGGAGCCGTGGCGACGTATGTCACGCGGGCCGGCGAGGTGCTGGCCCCGACCGGGGCGCTGACGGGCGGTCGTCGACACAACGAACGGCAGGCCAATGACCATTCCCTTCTCGGAAGGAAGCGAGCGCTGCGCCAGCTGTCGGAGGAGTTGGGCGAGCTCGCCCTCCAGGCGGAGGAGGCCCAGCGGCGGTTCCATGCGCTGGACCGTGAGGTCGAATCGCTGCGGGGCCGCCAGGAGGTCTTGCAGGTCTCCGTCCACGCTCAGGAGACGGCCCGGCTGAGCGGCGAGAAGGATATCGAGGCCGCGCGCCGCGAAGCCGAGCGAGTGCTGCGCCATCTCGAAACACTCCAGGCCGAGGGACGCCAGCTCTCGGGCGAGGCGTCGACGGCGGCGCGCGAGATCGAGGCGCTGGAAGGGCGGCTGGCTGAGGTGGCGGCCCGCGAGACAGCCATCGAGCGGGAGATGACGGCGCTGCGGCAGAGCCTCGAGGCCGACCAGGCCGGCGAGGCGTCCATCGTGGTCGCCGCGACGTCCTGTCGTGTCGACCTCGCCACCGTTCTCGAGCGCGTCGAGGCGCTCGGACGCGAGATCGACAGTCTGAGCGAGCTTGAGCTCGAGTTTGGGGCGCGTCTCGAGGAAGCCGGGAGCCGGCGCGCCCAGATTCTCGACCGGCGCCAGGACCTGACGCGGGAGCAGGGCCGGACAGACGAGCGTGCGCGCGAAGTCGGGGCGGAGCGCGACCGCAAGGAGCGGGATGTCGCCGTGCTCGCGGAGGAGCACGGGCGACGGCTCGACCTGAGGCAGACGACGGAGAACGAGCTCCGCGAGGCGCAGCGGCGGCTCGACGGCTTGGTCTCGCGGATTCACGAGCTGGACCTGAAGGAGACGGAAGGGCGCGTCCGCCGGGAGGAGCTTCTCCAGGAGGCCGGGCGCCGCCACGCCGTCGACGGGGCGGAGACGCTGCTCGCCGCTCACGATCCGACTCGGGACATCGAAGCCGGTAAGATCCGCTACGAGGATCTCGGCGCCAAGCTCGAAGGGATGGGGCCCGTCAACCTCGTGGCGGACGACGAGTACCGGGAGCTCCAGGAGCGGCTCGAGTTCCTTCGAAGCCAGCACGACGACCTGGTGCAGTCCATGAAGGATCTCGATCGGGCGCTCCGCGGCATGACGCGGACGGCGCAGGAGCGCTTCCAGGAGGCCTTCGAGGAGATCAACCGGCATTTCGGTGAGATCTTCCAGCGGCTATTCGAAGGCGGACGGGCCGAGTTGCGCATGGTGCCGCCGGAGGAAGGCGAGGATGACCCGCTGGAGCTGGGCGTCGAGCTCATGGCCCAGCCGCGCGGCAAGCGGCTCCAGGCGGTGACTCTGATGTCGGGCGGGGAGCGGGCGCTCACCGGCCTCGCCCTCCTGTTCGCGATCTTCTACTACCGGCCGAGCCCATTCTGCGTGCTCGACGAGGTGGACGCCCCGCTCGACGACGCCAACATCCACCGGTTCATCAGGGTGTTGCGGGAGCTCTGCTCCCAGA contains these protein-coding regions:
- the smc gene encoding chromosome segregation protein SMC, which encodes MRLEQIVIQGFKSFAEKTEVPVFPGVTCIVGPNGCGKSNVADAVRWALGEQSPKILRGHKMEDVIFHGSSSRKAVGLAEVGLVFNNDGGLNVPWSEVGVARRLYRTGESEYLLNKGVCRLRDIQDLFAGTGVNPKAYALMDQDRLNHVLTAKPWERRIFIEEAAGVARYKQQRAETQGKLDATRQNLQRVRDVMDEVKRQVSSLERQAKKAQQYKVLHQERQALDLAMLAADYAGLTAAHGALVQEGARLRREEDERRVAIAQIEAREATLRAAIQESEYRLADLRQSAQKFQGEVERLLERREQMGAQIREMGEEELRLGEEIRSLAERRAEVGLKREDVIRALGEARQRFAGLDRQVKELEADLEMRRAELGRRREAVEALRLEQIRVAGDRAELTRSAGELRERGAQLERRRERLEAETTSARGEADALAAARRHLERSFEQTGVQLSLLTGEREQVEQELVRQGVMRVQAQESLAALRVTIAAKESAREALGRLEREREGYGAGVRSLFSPQAASSVAGVVGTVADLLEVPPGLEPAVEAVLGDRLQWVIVERFEHARAALTYLEREGAGAATLLALETLAPARSAGEGRSDDKDVTWADRLVGGPRPELVRHLLGGVGVVGHLDLAEALWRRDGAVATYVTRAGEVLAPTGALTGGRRHNERQANDHSLLGRKRALRQLSEELGELALQAEEAQRRFHALDREVESLRGRQEVLQVSVHAQETARLSGEKDIEAARREAERVLRHLETLQAEGRQLSGEASTAAREIEALEGRLAEVAARETAIEREMTALRQSLEADQAGEASIVVAATSCRVDLATVLERVEALGREIDSLSELELEFGARLEEAGSRRAQILDRRQDLTREQGRTDERAREVGAERDRKERDVAVLAEEHGRRLDLRQTTENELREAQRRLDGLVSRIHELDLKETEGRVRREELLQEAGRRHAVDGAETLLAAHDPTRDIEAGKIRYEDLGAKLEGMGPVNLVADDEYRELQERLEFLRSQHDDLVQSMKDLDRALRGMTRTAQERFQEAFEEINRHFGEIFQRLFEGGRAELRMVPPEEGEDDPLELGVELMAQPRGKRLQAVTLMSGGERALTGLALLFAIFYYRPSPFCVLDEVDAPLDDANIHRFIRVLRELCSQTQFIVITHNRKTMEAADVLYGVTMQEPGLSRLVSVKLTEA